In Acidobacteriota bacterium, a genomic segment contains:
- a CDS encoding creatininase family protein: MSNDVNVFQNQTLKDAREAISRGVVVILPVGSTEAHGPHLPLATDVIISEEMSRRAAEKLNAHGVETLVLPAVAYSVTDFSSEFPGTISIKRETAVALLHDICVSLYKQGARLVAVANSHLEPEHVASINEAIEKVKQETGRTVAFPDKRRRRWAGTLTEEFRRGDCHAGSYETSLVMAARPDLVREEIRRSLDRVPISISEKIREGASTFTEAGGTEAYFGDPQAASREEGEATYEALSDMIVTSVMEALKETS; the protein is encoded by the coding sequence GTGAGCAACGACGTGAACGTGTTTCAAAACCAGACGTTGAAGGACGCGCGTGAAGCCATCTCGCGCGGCGTTGTTGTGATTCTGCCGGTCGGCTCTACCGAAGCTCACGGACCGCACTTGCCGCTCGCGACCGACGTCATCATCTCTGAAGAGATGTCGCGTCGCGCTGCTGAGAAGCTCAACGCACACGGCGTCGAAACGCTCGTCCTGCCCGCGGTCGCTTACAGCGTGACCGATTTCAGCTCAGAGTTTCCCGGCACCATTTCAATAAAGAGGGAAACGGCTGTCGCGTTGCTACACGACATCTGTGTGTCGCTCTACAAACAAGGCGCGCGGCTTGTCGCGGTAGCCAACTCGCACCTTGAGCCGGAACACGTCGCGTCAATCAACGAAGCGATCGAAAAGGTTAAGCAGGAAACCGGCCGCACGGTCGCGTTTCCCGATAAACGAAGGCGACGATGGGCCGGGACGCTCACGGAAGAGTTTCGCCGCGGCGATTGCCACGCCGGATCATATGAGACTTCGTTGGTTATGGCTGCCCGGCCCGATCTTGTGCGAGAAGAGATTCGCCGGTCGCTTGATCGAGTCCCCATCTCGATCTCGGAAAAGATCAGGGAAGGCGCGAGCACTTTCACCGAAGCGGGCGGGACGGAGGCGTACTTCGGCGATCCGCAAGCGGCCTCGCGAGAAGAAGGCGAGGCAACCTATGAAGCGCTATCGGACATGATCGTCACGTCCGTGATGGAAGCCTTGAAGGAGACTTCGTGA
- a CDS encoding DNA methyltransferase: MDPTLSEDIQAAQSSYGSVQLDRVKFIALLGGLESDDDIGSLRHKTAELKRMITSHDGAVFADAGSNGNVVSLRTDVLASELDQILEARTIERAKYYVKRLERGVKKVKTSKINDINLHRWKEHTDIITDSLWVLPKRDSAGAHLASYWGNFIPQIPHQLMLRYTKKGDWVLDPFVGSGTTLIECRRLGRNGIGIELNSGVANQALELVGKERNRYSVRTEIFAGDARKIDALRMMDDLDAKQVQLLIMHPPYHDIISFSEDGNDLSNAATTDEFLKMFGETLDNIDPVLERGRYFALVIGDKYSKGEWIPLGFHCMSEVLKRAYSLKSIVVKNFEETRAKRDQKQLWRYRALAGGFYIFKHEYIFIFKKK; the protein is encoded by the coding sequence ATGGATCCTACGCTATCCGAAGACATTCAAGCAGCCCAGTCGAGCTATGGCTCTGTCCAACTTGATAGAGTTAAGTTCATCGCTCTGCTCGGCGGGTTAGAGTCCGACGACGATATCGGCTCACTGAGGCACAAGACAGCCGAGCTGAAGCGGATGATCACCTCACATGACGGAGCAGTTTTCGCCGATGCCGGTTCAAACGGGAATGTCGTCTCTTTGAGAACGGATGTCCTGGCTTCCGAGCTTGACCAGATCCTGGAAGCTCGTACGATCGAACGCGCCAAATACTATGTGAAGCGGCTGGAGCGCGGAGTCAAGAAGGTCAAGACATCAAAGATCAACGACATCAATCTCCACCGCTGGAAAGAACACACCGACATCATCACCGACAGCCTCTGGGTCTTGCCCAAACGTGACAGCGCCGGTGCACATCTCGCGTCCTATTGGGGAAATTTCATTCCACAGATTCCCCATCAACTGATGCTTCGCTACACCAAGAAGGGCGACTGGGTCCTGGATCCTTTTGTCGGAAGCGGAACGACGCTGATTGAATGCAGAAGGCTTGGCCGGAACGGCATCGGCATCGAGCTGAATTCCGGCGTTGCAAACCAGGCGCTTGAACTGGTGGGCAAAGAAAGAAACCGGTACTCGGTAAGAACAGAGATATTTGCCGGCGACGCGAGGAAGATTGACGCCCTGCGGATGATGGATGATCTCGATGCGAAGCAAGTCCAGCTTCTGATAATGCATCCGCCTTATCACGACATCATCAGCTTTTCAGAGGACGGCAACGACCTGTCGAACGCGGCGACCACCGATGAGTTCTTAAAGATGTTCGGGGAAACGCTGGACAACATCGATCCAGTTCTCGAGCGCGGAAGATATTTTGCTCTGGTCATTGGCGACAAATACTCCAAAGGTGAATGGATTCCCCTGGGATTTCATTGCATGAGTGAAGTGCTCAAACGGGCGTATTCGCTAAAGAGCATCGTCGTGAAGAACTTTGAAGAGACGCGGGCAAAGCGAGATCAGAAGCAGCTCTGGCGGTACCGGGCGCTCGCCGGCGGGTTCTACATCTTCAAGCACGAATACATTTTCATCTTCAAGAAGAAGTGA
- a CDS encoding protein kinase, with protein sequence MTLASGTRFGPYEILSHLGAGGMGQVYLAQDVKLRRKVALKLLSAEFADNQDRLRRFIREAETAAGLSHPNAAHIYEVSQADSINFIAMEYVEGETLRRRAVHTKLSTDEILDIAVQVASALTAAHQAGIVHRDIKPENIMLRPDGYVKVLDFGLAKLTERQAPAGDTEAITMANVDTDPGKVMGTVAYMSPEQARGLVVDARSDIFSLGVVIYEMVTGHKPFQGETSTDVFVSILKTEPAPLARYSPEVPTELQRVVSKALRKDREERYQTTKDLLLDVRSLKQELEFQAKLQFSLSSEVSGVAAAASGSGQIALATARQTAAHSIDAATRTTSSAEYLISEFKSHKRAALLVLAVIIVAAAGLAFGLLKITGRNNSSVPFQAMKITRLTTTGKALWTSLSISADGKYVTYVVDDDRRQSLWVKHVATNSNVQLVPPADVEYRGVTFSRDGNYVYYANSYKNDPVGALYQVPVLGGTGRKILEGIDGPVTFSPDGKRLAFVREYLSKAERVLIVANVDGTGEQKLATRKNPDYFVRRGPAWSADGKIIVCPAGSNIGSYQNLVEVQVESGSEKPISTHRFVEVGQVAWLPNGTGLLMTAADRRPNPSQIYYLSYPGGELRKVTNDLNNYYGVSLTADLNTLVAVQHDVLSRIWIAPSEDTSRAKQITSGKVDGGDGICWTPDDRIVYQSTAGGSYELWIMDADGSNQKQLTGRTGVEGAASNVARGSPSVSPDGRYIVFRGNSTGSFDIWRMDSNGDNLKQLTTDGAAFSPACSPDGQWVVYTSNSSGKDTLLRVGINGGEPLQLTDKPSPHPAISPDGKLIACYYGDERSNSPWKIALIPFEGGQPAKLLDVPPTVNLDTPIKWTPDGRAVVYGDSRNGISNIWSQPVDGGPPKQLTNFNTDGILHFDWSRDGKQLACSRGNEISDIILMGNSK encoded by the coding sequence ATGACACTAGCTAGTGGAACCCGGTTCGGCCCCTACGAGATACTCTCCCACCTTGGCGCGGGCGGGATGGGGCAGGTCTATTTGGCTCAAGACGTCAAGCTGCGTCGTAAAGTGGCTCTCAAGCTGCTCAGCGCTGAATTCGCCGACAATCAGGATAGGCTTCGGCGTTTCATTCGGGAGGCTGAAACTGCCGCGGGACTCAGCCATCCTAACGCCGCCCATATCTATGAGGTGAGTCAGGCGGATTCGATCAACTTTATCGCAATGGAGTATGTCGAAGGCGAGACGCTTCGCCGCCGTGCTGTTCATACCAAACTCAGCACGGATGAAATCCTTGATATAGCTGTTCAAGTTGCAAGCGCACTCACAGCGGCACACCAGGCAGGCATCGTTCACCGTGACATAAAGCCGGAAAACATCATGCTGCGCCCCGACGGCTACGTCAAAGTACTGGATTTTGGCCTCGCAAAGCTGACTGAAAGGCAAGCGCCGGCTGGCGACACCGAAGCGATTACCATGGCCAACGTGGATACAGATCCCGGTAAGGTGATGGGCACTGTGGCTTACATGTCACCCGAGCAGGCGCGGGGACTTGTGGTAGATGCCCGAAGCGACATCTTCAGCCTCGGCGTAGTGATCTACGAGATGGTCACAGGCCACAAACCGTTTCAAGGGGAAACTTCTACCGATGTCTTCGTTTCGATATTAAAGACCGAACCGGCGCCGCTCGCGAGGTATTCCCCAGAAGTCCCAACTGAACTTCAGCGAGTTGTCAGCAAAGCTCTGCGCAAAGACAGGGAAGAACGCTACCAAACCACCAAAGATCTACTCTTAGACGTAAGGAGCCTCAAACAGGAGTTGGAATTTCAGGCGAAGCTACAGTTCTCCCTGTCATCAGAAGTAAGTGGCGTAGCGGCGGCTGCATCAGGAAGCGGGCAGATAGCACTAGCAACGGCAAGGCAAACAGCAGCTCACTCCATCGATGCAGCAACACGGACAACGTCCAGCGCTGAGTATCTAATCAGTGAGTTCAAGAGTCACAAGAGAGCCGCCCTACTCGTTCTTGCAGTCATCATTGTTGCGGCAGCGGGACTTGCCTTCGGGCTGCTTAAAATAACCGGCCGGAACAATTCATCAGTGCCTTTCCAAGCGATGAAGATAACCAGGCTCACCACCACTGGCAAAGCCTTGTGGACATCGCTTTCCATCTCGGCCGATGGCAAGTACGTCACTTATGTGGTGGATGATGACAGGAGACAGAGCCTCTGGGTCAAGCACGTGGCAACCAACAGTAATGTCCAGCTCGTGCCCCCGGCTGACGTCGAGTACCGCGGAGTCACCTTCTCCCGCGATGGCAACTATGTTTATTACGCCAACTCGTATAAGAACGATCCTGTAGGCGCGCTCTACCAGGTCCCGGTTCTGGGAGGAACCGGAAGAAAGATACTGGAGGGTATTGATGGACCTGTCACATTTTCTCCTGATGGCAAGCGGCTCGCGTTTGTGCGCGAGTATCTAAGCAAAGCAGAGAGAGTATTGATAGTGGCAAACGTGGATGGCACCGGAGAACAGAAACTCGCCACGCGCAAGAACCCTGACTATTTTGTGCGAAGAGGCCCGGCCTGGTCGGCTGATGGAAAGATCATCGTATGTCCGGCTGGGAGTAATATCGGCAGTTACCAAAACCTGGTTGAAGTGCAGGTAGAAAGCGGATCAGAAAAGCCGATCTCCACTCATAGGTTTGTTGAAGTTGGACAGGTCGCCTGGCTGCCAAACGGTACTGGCCTGTTGATGACAGCCGCTGATCGACGCCCAAACCCAAGCCAGATCTACTACCTCTCGTATCCAGGCGGCGAGCTGCGGAAAGTCACCAATGACTTGAACAACTACTATGGCGTAAGCTTGACGGCAGACCTGAATACCCTGGTAGCTGTGCAACATGATGTGCTCTCCCGCATCTGGATCGCTCCGAGTGAAGATACCAGCCGAGCTAAGCAGATCACGTCCGGCAAGGTTGATGGAGGGGATGGTATCTGCTGGACTCCCGATGACCGGATAGTCTACCAATCAACTGCGGGCGGGAGTTACGAACTTTGGATTATGGACGCGGATGGAAGCAATCAAAAGCAACTGACGGGTCGAACCGGGGTTGAAGGTGCGGCTTCGAATGTTGCAAGGGGCTCTCCTTCGGTCTCACCCGACGGGCGCTACATCGTTTTCCGCGGTAACAGCACGGGTAGTTTTGATATCTGGCGCATGGACAGCAACGGTGACAATCTCAAACAATTGACGACTGACGGCGCCGCATTCAGCCCGGCGTGTTCACCCGACGGTCAATGGGTGGTTTACACATCGAATAGTTCTGGAAAGGATACCTTACTTAGAGTAGGCATCAATGGGGGCGAGCCTTTGCAGCTCACAGATAAGCCGTCACCTCACCCGGCCATCTCCCCTGATGGGAAGTTGATAGCGTGCTATTACGGCGACGAGCGGTCGAATTCGCCGTGGAAGATCGCGCTCATACCATTTGAAGGAGGGCAGCCGGCGAAACTGTTAGACGTCCCGCCAACCGTAAATTTAGACACGCCTATTAAGTGGACACCTGATGGGCGTGCGGTAGTATACGGTGACAGCCGCAACGGCATTTCAAATATTTGGAGCCAGCCCGTCGATGGTGGCCCGCCGAAACAGTTGACCAACTTCAATACTGATGGGATCTTGCACTTCGATTGGTCCCGTGATGGAAAGCAACTTGCCTGCTCGCGAGGCAATGAGATTTCTGACATCATCCTGATGGGTAACTCTAAATAA
- a CDS encoding DUF4126 family protein: MSTTSVLALAFAIGVIAGLRSMTAPAVVSWAAHWKWLDLQQSNLAFLGSTAAAYILAAAAIVELVVDKLPQTPSRKAPLGLIARLVLGGLSGAALCTAAHQSVLFGAVLGGLGGVIGAFAGYEARTRLVKTLKVPGFVVALLEDAIAIGGGFFIVSRFQ; this comes from the coding sequence ATGAGTACAACTTCAGTTCTCGCCCTCGCGTTTGCTATCGGCGTAATAGCCGGCCTGCGTTCGATGACTGCGCCGGCGGTGGTCAGTTGGGCTGCTCACTGGAAGTGGCTCGACCTTCAACAATCCAACCTGGCCTTCTTAGGCTCGACAGCGGCCGCATACATCTTAGCCGCGGCGGCGATTGTCGAACTGGTCGTGGACAAGCTCCCGCAGACACCAAGCCGAAAGGCGCCACTCGGCCTGATCGCTCGGCTCGTACTCGGTGGTCTGTCGGGCGCCGCCCTCTGCACGGCCGCTCATCAATCCGTTTTGTTCGGAGCAGTGCTGGGTGGTTTGGGTGGAGTAATCGGCGCCTTCGCCGGCTATGAGGCGCGAACGCGTCTGGTCAAGACTCTCAAGGTGCCGGGTTTCGTGGTGGCGCTGTTGGAAGACGCCATCGCGATTGGTGGGGGCTTCTTCATCGTCTCGCGATTTCAGTAG
- a CDS encoding aldo/keto reductase, with protein sequence MNKRKLGRSGLEISPLALGGNVFGWTADEPASFRLLDAFAAAGLNLIDTADVYSVWVPGHYGGESETIIGKWLKRTGRRQSIVIATKVGMEMSPDKKGLSRTYILRSVESSLERLQTDYIDLYQSHTDDAETPLEETLEAHAQLIEQGKVRAIGASNYTAERLCHALQVSEQHRFPSYQSLQPLYNLYDREDYEVNLEPLCLEKGLGVISYFSLARGFLTGKYRSEEDLSKSPRGRGVKQYLNERGFRILEALDQVAGQLNSTPARVSLAWLIARPSITAPIASATSLEQLNDLIEATRLELDPSSMGLLNAASALGAQASLPA encoded by the coding sequence ATGAATAAACGTAAACTAGGACGCTCCGGGTTGGAGATTTCTCCACTGGCTCTCGGCGGTAACGTCTTCGGATGGACCGCGGATGAGCCGGCGTCATTCAGACTGCTTGATGCTTTCGCCGCGGCCGGATTGAATCTTATTGATACGGCCGATGTGTATTCGGTATGGGTTCCCGGACACTACGGCGGCGAATCCGAGACAATCATCGGCAAATGGCTGAAGCGAACTGGCCGCCGCCAAAGCATAGTCATCGCCACCAAGGTCGGTATGGAGATGAGTCCCGATAAGAAGGGACTCTCGCGGACCTACATACTCCGTTCGGTTGAGAGTTCACTCGAGCGCTTGCAAACAGACTACATCGATCTCTATCAATCACACACCGACGACGCTGAAACGCCTTTGGAAGAAACTCTGGAAGCTCACGCGCAATTGATCGAGCAAGGGAAAGTCAGGGCGATTGGCGCTTCCAACTACACGGCGGAGCGGCTCTGCCATGCATTGCAGGTAAGCGAGCAGCATCGTTTCCCCAGCTACCAAAGCCTGCAGCCGTTATACAATCTCTATGATCGTGAAGACTATGAAGTCAATCTTGAACCGTTGTGCCTGGAAAAGGGATTGGGCGTGATCAGTTACTTCTCGCTGGCGCGCGGGTTTCTCACGGGTAAGTACCGGTCGGAAGAAGATCTATCAAAGAGCCCCCGAGGCCGGGGAGTGAAGCAGTATCTGAACGAGCGCGGGTTTCGGATTCTCGAGGCGCTGGATCAAGTAGCTGGCCAACTCAATTCAACGCCCGCGAGAGTTTCACTGGCGTGGTTGATCGCACGCCCGAGCATAACGGCGCCAATAGCTAGCGCCACTAGCCTCGAGCAACTGAACGATCTGATCGAAGCGACAAGACTTGAGTTAGATCCCTCGTCAATGGGGCTGTTGAATGCTGCCAGCGCCCTGGGAGCGCAGGCATCCCTGCCTGCTTAG
- a CDS encoding sigma-54 dependent transcriptional regulator, translating to MTKTRVLIIDDDQNMLELAEFHLQARGYETRRAETGEQGLKLVEDSYFAVVLTDLQLPDLGGIEVVKRLKEISPETEIIMISGHGSVSKAVEATKAGAFYFVEKPVEFEELMVLIEKAIERRQQAEEIKQLRGRLTNRASYYNIIGSSKAMQDIYEMIDSVAESDANILIVGESGTGKELIANAIHYKSSRAKKPFVKINCSALPKELIESELFGHTKGAFTGAAMDKTGLISRADSGSLLLDEIAEMPVELQPKLLRVLQERVYYRLGSEKAQEADFRLISATNCNPHEAMREGRLREDLYYRINTIEIHVPPLRDRVEDIQHMADHFLKEMAAKYQRPVCKMSQESYQRLFEYSWPGNVRELQHTIERAVLLCKTGTIELEPLPYGQAVRAVSAVAAAGATSGSVSTSRAGPTTVDPIQQPVGPKEFSFEELGRIIVEKVPDPKSGGEPVNVFGEVERAIVGAALDRTGGNKQAAANLLGVYRPRLYSMIKKHNLSNNN from the coding sequence ATGACTAAGACAAGAGTCCTGATAATTGACGATGACCAGAACATGCTCGAGCTCGCGGAGTTTCATCTTCAGGCTCGAGGGTATGAAACGAGGCGCGCCGAAACGGGCGAACAAGGACTGAAGCTGGTCGAGGACAGTTACTTCGCCGTGGTCCTCACGGATCTGCAGCTTCCCGATCTGGGTGGAATCGAAGTCGTCAAGCGGCTCAAGGAGATCTCGCCCGAAACCGAGATCATCATGATTTCCGGGCATGGCTCGGTATCAAAAGCAGTCGAAGCGACCAAGGCCGGCGCGTTCTACTTTGTTGAGAAGCCCGTAGAGTTTGAAGAGCTGATGGTGTTGATCGAAAAGGCGATCGAACGGCGGCAGCAAGCCGAAGAAATCAAACAACTGCGCGGCCGCCTGACCAACCGCGCCTCATACTACAACATCATCGGCAGCAGCAAAGCAATGCAAGACATCTACGAGATGATCGACAGCGTCGCCGAAAGTGACGCCAACATTTTGATCGTTGGAGAATCGGGAACCGGCAAGGAGCTGATCGCCAACGCCATTCACTACAAGAGCAGCCGGGCCAAGAAGCCCTTCGTCAAGATTAATTGCTCGGCTCTGCCCAAGGAGCTGATCGAGTCGGAGTTGTTCGGGCACACCAAAGGGGCGTTCACCGGGGCGGCGATGGATAAGACTGGGCTCATCAGCCGGGCCGATAGCGGAAGTCTTTTGCTCGACGAGATCGCCGAGATGCCCGTTGAGTTGCAGCCCAAGTTGCTGCGAGTCCTCCAGGAGCGAGTTTATTACCGGTTGGGGAGCGAGAAGGCCCAGGAGGCCGACTTCCGGCTCATATCGGCGACCAATTGCAATCCGCACGAGGCGATGCGCGAAGGACGTTTGCGCGAGGATCTTTACTATCGGATCAACACGATCGAGATCCACGTGCCGCCGCTGCGCGACCGTGTCGAGGACATTCAGCACATGGCCGACCACTTTCTAAAGGAAATGGCCGCGAAGTATCAGCGCCCCGTGTGCAAAATGTCACAGGAGTCTTATCAGCGGCTGTTTGAGTATTCGTGGCCTGGCAACGTGCGCGAGCTTCAGCACACCATCGAACGCGCGGTGCTTCTATGCAAGACCGGTACGATAGAACTCGAACCCTTGCCCTACGGGCAGGCGGTGAGAGCGGTGTCGGCAGTGGCCGCGGCCGGCGCGACAAGCGGAAGCGTCTCTACATCGAGAGCCGGACCAACCACTGTAGATCCCATACAACAGCCGGTGGGCCCGAAGGAATTTTCCTTCGAGGAGCTCGGCAGAATAATCGTCGAGAAGGTGCCGGACCCCAAGTCCGGAGGCGAGCCGGTCAACGTGTTCGGCGAGGTCGAACGCGCAATAGTCGGAGCCGCGCTTGACCGCACGGGCGGCAACAAGCAAGCAGCGGCTAACCTTCTCGGCGTTTATCGGCCGCGGCTTTACAGCATGATCAAGAAACACAACCTGTCGAACAACAACTAA
- a CDS encoding response regulator — MSQIKIVNVEDHASSREATTELLRLEGFAVFEAATGSEALKVVADVKPQLVLLDVKLPDISGHEVCRRLKADHATASIPILQISASYVTDQDRAHGLESGADGYLVKPVEPAELIANVKALLRMRNAEEARRETEQRYQLLFESSSYPTWICDLESLEFLEVNQAAVKHYGYSREEFLTMTTRDIRPPEDVASMEEYVSRIEAVPNAVEWRHKKKDGTIVETEVIWHELLYQGRRALLVLANDITERKRAEAERERLLSQEQHAREQAEAASRAKDEFLAMVSHELRAPLNAMLGWAHILRSTPVDQATMTHAIEIIERSARTQSRLIEDLLDTARIVSGKLRLDIKPVDLTSVIENAVELSRPAAEGKGIDVQLSLNASREVITGDADRLQQIVSNLLSNAIKFTPHGGRVEMRLERADPHVRITVSDTGKGISPEYLPFIFDRFHQADSSSTRRNTGLGLGLSLVRYLVELHGGAVNATSPGEGQGATFTVNLPLRAVLPRSHDGEPPVFGAAGMLKAPSLSGVWVLVVDDEADARELVATLLQQCGARVTAVASAEEALDVLAAGETGRQPDVIVSDISMPDADGHELIRRVRELAAERGGHIPAVALTAYGRSVDRIRALSAGFQMHMPKPVEPAELATVVASLTGRAGRVMKAR; from the coding sequence ATGTCTCAGATCAAAATCGTAAATGTGGAGGATCACGCAAGCAGCAGGGAGGCGACGACCGAGCTGCTCAGGCTCGAGGGCTTTGCCGTCTTTGAGGCTGCGACTGGAAGCGAGGCGCTGAAGGTTGTAGCGGACGTCAAGCCGCAGCTAGTGCTTCTCGACGTGAAGCTTCCCGACATCAGCGGGCACGAGGTCTGCCGCCGCCTGAAAGCGGACCACGCTACTGCTTCGATACCGATTCTTCAGATCTCAGCTTCATATGTGACCGATCAAGACAGAGCTCATGGCTTAGAGAGCGGGGCCGACGGTTATCTAGTCAAGCCAGTGGAACCCGCCGAGTTGATCGCTAACGTCAAAGCACTTCTGCGGATGCGAAACGCGGAAGAGGCGCGACGCGAGACGGAACAGCGCTACCAGCTCTTGTTCGAGAGCAGTTCGTACCCGACCTGGATCTGCGATTTGGAATCCCTCGAGTTTCTGGAGGTCAATCAAGCCGCGGTCAAGCATTACGGATATTCCCGAGAAGAGTTTTTGACGATGACCACCCGGGACATCCGGCCTCCGGAAGACGTTGCCTCAATGGAAGAATATGTCTCCAGGATTGAGGCTGTCCCAAATGCCGTGGAGTGGCGGCACAAGAAAAAGGACGGGACGATCGTAGAGACGGAGGTCATCTGGCACGAACTGTTATACCAGGGGCGGCGCGCCTTGCTGGTCCTGGCCAACGACATCACTGAACGGAAGCGGGCAGAAGCGGAACGCGAGCGGCTATTGAGCCAGGAGCAGCATGCTCGCGAGCAAGCTGAGGCCGCCAGCCGTGCCAAGGACGAGTTTCTCGCAATGGTCTCGCACGAGCTGCGCGCGCCGCTCAACGCGATGCTCGGTTGGGCCCACATCCTGAGGTCGACGCCGGTTGACCAGGCCACGATGACTCATGCGATTGAAATCATCGAACGCAGCGCCCGAACTCAGTCGAGATTAATTGAGGATTTGCTCGACACGGCTCGCATAGTCAGCGGCAAACTCCGGCTTGATATCAAACCAGTGGATCTCACATCGGTCATCGAGAATGCAGTAGAACTTTCACGGCCGGCCGCCGAAGGCAAAGGGATCGACGTTCAGCTCTCCCTCAACGCCTCTAGAGAAGTGATCACCGGCGACGCGGACCGGTTGCAGCAGATCGTCTCAAACCTGCTGTCGAATGCCATTAAGTTCACGCCCCACGGAGGGCGCGTCGAGATGCGTCTCGAGCGGGCCGATCCTCACGTGCGTATTACCGTAAGCGATACAGGAAAGGGCATCAGTCCAGAGTATCTGCCGTTCATCTTCGATCGCTTCCATCAAGCGGACAGCTCGAGCACCCGCCGTAACACCGGTCTTGGCCTTGGTCTGTCACTCGTGCGCTATCTAGTGGAACTGCATGGAGGCGCGGTCAACGCCACGAGCCCCGGTGAAGGGCAGGGGGCGACCTTCACCGTCAACCTGCCGTTGCGCGCGGTTCTCCCGCGATCGCACGACGGAGAGCCGCCGGTGTTCGGAGCGGCCGGGATGTTGAAAGCCCCTTCCCTCTCGGGGGTGTGGGTTCTGGTTGTGGATGATGAGGCTGATGCTCGCGAACTGGTCGCAACGCTACTTCAGCAATGCGGCGCGAGGGTTACCGCGGTGGCTTCTGCCGAGGAAGCTTTGGATGTGCTTGCAGCCGGCGAGACCGGGAGGCAGCCCGATGTGATTGTGTCCGATATCAGCATGCCGGACGCAGACGGGCATGAGCTGATCCGGCGTGTTAGAGAGCTTGCCGCAGAACGTGGCGGGCACATTCCGGCGGTGGCGCTGACAGCTTATGGGCGTTCCGTCGATCGCATCCGCGCACTATCGGCCGGCTTTCAGATGCATATGCCGAAGCCGGTCGAACCCGCAGAACTCGCCACCGTCGTCGCAAGCCTTACGGGCCGCGCCGGCAGGGTAATGAAAGCTCGATGA